In Rhipicephalus sanguineus isolate Rsan-2018 chromosome 1, BIME_Rsan_1.4, whole genome shotgun sequence, the DNA window CAATGACAGCAACGCATCAAGTACAACCCACGCTTAGGAACCAGCCCCGGCGGGCGCCGAAGTCCATATTGTATGCTATGGacgcaaaaaattgggggacgcttaagattcgcctttaagagttgaacgcgatagcgatatccggcgcAATCCTCATCGTGCTGTGCTTCGCTTGTCATGaagttcagtcgcccggtctcacacatacgcacacgcacacacactcgaaatacctatagtaaaggtaaatgtTTCAGCCCTCTTCaagagcacttttatgacaacactGTACCCACTATGtatgtgtaagagaatgcgcgcactaatgtgtatgccctttgtaatgggtggcatgatttaaaccagcagcaattacgcgcgtaatactttttcgaagttgcattGCACCCACAACGTgttcgtaaggcaacacacgcagtaatgtgtgtgccgttTCTATGAGTGGCCGGCTTTAAACgcccaactcgttatgcagttcacatggggtgacgcccgatggcaatatacgcttctACGCCGttctactgcgatattacatctcgtactgcggCACCTGTCCACagtacgcgtatgtttgtgaagcattaaagttattTTCATTACAGTTCCACGCAATGGAGTGgatctgtggtaaaacacctgcttgccacgcagacggcctgggttcgattctcattcgaatctaatattttttttattacttatttgatgtaagatgatgatttttcgctcacaaccaatgacgccgacgccggcatttctgcggaacgagctttTAACGTTGTCGGGGTAAAATCCACTCCTCTAGCATCAATAAACATCTCTTTAACAATGTTGAATGTACGAAACTGCCAATGGCTTGTTGAGACAAAAGGAAGCAACTTACCGTAGCGGCGAACCGGCACGGCAAGGCGGGCGTACCCAGCGCCACGTGACCGGAGCAGCCGGCGCAGCATCAACGTTTCTGTGGAGACGGGACGCCGCAGAGCGGAAACCATAGAGAAATATACGAAGCGCCGATGCAACCCGCTGGATGCATGATAAACTGTCTCTCTTTGAAGCGAAGTGGTAGCGGTCATCGCTACGCCATCTGGCGGGTGGTTAGACCCTCAAATGCTCGGCCGCAAAAAGGCCCTTGTGGCCACTCTTTATGTAGTATGTTTCTCTGTGCTTTGGGCGTGTGCGCGTACTCTCGCACATTTCGTCGATGCGGTCCATAGCACGGCGCATATCGGCTCTCTGGTCGACGCTCGCGTGATAATAGGGGGGAAATGCAAATGTGCGCATTATTTCAATGCATTGTGCTTGATGTTAAAAGCTGAAATGTTTATGGAAACAACACTCAATTTCCAAGTCAAGAGATGATCTCAATCGGGGGCAGCGTGGCAACACTGTGCAGAAAACTTAACTCACTGACTCAGTATCTGAACAGCGGTTATCTGTTTAACGCAGGAAACGCCACTGCGCGATAGTGGGCCGTAGGCACAAAAGTAAGGCACGTGACCTGAATCAATCCCATAAACCTCCACCCACGAGCGACGACAACCGCCTTTCACTGCGCTCAGCTGGTCTGCTCGGACGCGGAATTTCCTAGCACTTGTCGTCGTAAGGTCTTCCTAAAGGTAAGAGCTTTCACGACAGTGCCCGTAGATCAGGAGGAATGCAGTACATTGTTGTAGCGCGCGTAGTCTGCCGGCCGTATCCACTCAGCCTTGTATATCAGGGTGCCCTTATTATTCAAAAtcgcgcagtgtagcgaaggaaCCTCGGAAATATTGGAAGGTTTACGTGTGCCTATTAGTTTCAATTTGTTTTACGTGTCTGACTGGTTTTGTAGGCTCATTTAGCGAATGGTGCAGTCTAACATATTGGTACAGCCCGTCGCCGTTTATATGGATACATGACAGCGGGATGTTTTCATCGCGTGAAGCGCGTCCTCGCGATGTTCCCACATGTAGGCAGTCGTTGTGCCACAATATCATTCAGACATTGCCGATGCGTCTGGAATTCCGGGCAGTTGTCGAATCTGCACAGTGTTCAGTCCTAGTGCTGGAAGTACTGCTTTAGTGGGACAACGTGCAATGCACTGCGTTGTTTTGTCCCCCTCTCCACGAGACTTTGTGTTGCCGCGAGACAGTGCAGTTGTTTTTCACCTCCTCGTTCTTCAGTAGGTAACGGCGAACGCTCTCTGTATATTACCCTGCAGGTCGGCCATGACTTCTATTCTCAACTCGAGTGGCGGCGGCAAGACGCACGAACGTGAGAAGCCGCAGACCCGCTCTTCACGAGCTGGCGTGACATTTCCAGTTGGCCGCATCCACCGCCTCCTGAAGAAAGGCAACTACGCTGTGCGCATCAGCGCCGGCGCGCCAGTTTACTTGGCGGGCGTGCTCGAGTATCTCGCCGCCGAGGTCCTCGAACTGGCCGGCAACGCAGCGAGGGACAACGAGAAATCGAGGATCACACCACGTCATCTGCAGCTGGCCATCCGAAACGATGAAGAACTGGGCAAACTGCTCGCTGACGTGACCATCTCGGAAGGTGGCGTAATCCCACAAATTCTTCCAGAACTACTGCCCAAAGCCACTAGAAGCAAGGCAAAGAAGACGGGCGATCCGGGAAAAGCCAGCCAGGACTTctaagtagtcatcatcctgctGTCATTTTCTATAAGAATTTAGTTTTTAATCTGACTCTGTATCACGTTTGGTActgtgaataaaagaaaaaaagactgcaTATCGTGAATAAATTTTTTTTATGCGGACTGTTGCTGTATTGAATCTATTTAAGGCAACTGCTGGTCGCGGCATTCATTTGCTAGTGTAACATTACACAAGACATTTGCTAGTGTAACATTGCACAAGAATTAAACATTCTGTGTATATTTGCGCCGTACTTTTTCCCTTCTCATGGCAACCTGGTTTCATCGCCCTCGGAGTGCGCGAAGCCTGATTCAATGTACAGCAATCTTGTGCAGTGCTTTTGAATGTTTTGCTCAGATATCATGCACGACGCGTGTAGCTAATTTAATTCTGGATCTTACGCGACGACATGCAATAAAGCTATAGCATGCACGATTGCGCATGTGTTAAAAACTGACGCGTTTCAAGgaagatcagattatcgacgactGTGCTGGCTGATATCGTTCACTGTATGTGTTTCTTCCTTCGCAGGGCGGAGGTTCGCGCAATAAAGAGTACAATCGTTACCGGTTTGATTGCTGCATTCCTCACTGGCAGAGCCACGgcacaataataattgtttgggtttaacgtcccaaaaccacgatttgattatgagacgctgtagtggagggctgtggaaatttcgaccgcatgGTGTTCGCTTCCATCCAAAATGCGggcgccgcgtccgggattcgatcccgcgacctgtgggtcagcagacgagcaccataaccgaAAGACCACTTTGGCGGGTTAGCCACGCGACAATGTATGAACAGTGATAAAATTTGAAAGGGGTTACTGGTTGCCAGCGATATAGAATGGCCATATTTCCTTCGAAACGCAATAATCTAGAATCAAGTGCGCAGGCATCGCGACCAGTTACGcagccagaatatttttttcgaGACGGGGAGGAGTTGTTTCGCCATGCTTAATGTATGGCCTTGAGTGTATTTGTTAGTGTACGTACATATCTAATAACTGCccgggttttacgttccaaaaccacatgATTATTATCCGAGCCCGCCAATATGGCGTTCCACATAGCGTAAGTCTTATTGGAACGTCAAGCCGCACACCCCAACCAGGCTTGTGCTTCGCGGTCCACCACCCCTAATAAGTGCACGAacagcctttcttttcctttttcggCGTGGCTTGTGTAGTTCTTTCTCGTGTTTCCTCCTGCATGTGTTTGGAACCAGTATACTGATTACTCCGGAGTATATTCGATAAAGTATGGCACGTAAGTGTGCATCCTTATGACGCAACACCTGCCAGGCGCTGCCAAGAGCTCACacataatttttggggttttacgtcccagtactatatcattatgagagccgccgtagtggagggctccagaatatttgaccatctggtgtcctttaacgtgcagctaaatgcACGGGCCtccatttcgcttccatcaaaatcgcggccgggattcgatccctggAACTTCAGATCGAaggctcgaatcccggccgcggcgggcgcattcCAGGGGTCGTCTGTATATATGCCTATGGCAAATTCATGAAGgagcaaaatataacagcacgagggacgggactgaaggcacaaaaaccacaggacgaagacacaaaaaccacaggacgagtcccgtcttcagtcccgtccctcgtgctgttatattttgcaatgtcgcaccaacttgcccagacaaagtctctgctaagTCATGAAGGAGGTGAGGagctcgacccccccccccctgggctgGTCCATTGGATAAATGTTCATCATGCCAAGTCTGATTCTTCATTTACACATAAAAAAGCTGAATCAAGACGACACAAATTGAGATAGCCCGAATGCGGAGCACCAGGAataaaagaaacatttccaaGGGCTTTTGCAGTGCTTCCGCAGTTAGCATAGATGAATTACGCCTCTTATATTCGCGACTTTATGGTGTATCTAAAcaacggtccactgttaaagggaacatatCGGAGTGCGTGGGAGCTGCTCGGCGCCACTGCCCGATGGCAATGACAAcgtgtttcgcgcaggcgcagtgcgcgctgtgaatAGCGCTTATTCGCCATCCGTTACCGTGTGCTACCATGCTTCGAATCGGCGCGAAGCGAACCGttcacgcgacgaaagagcacaaTTCACAGCGCTCACTGCGCCTGCGTGGAACTTGTCGCAGCCGCTGGACGGCGGTGGCGCTGAGCAGCTGCCACGCACTCCGATGTGgtctttattaacgcgatagtgttaaagagctcgtttcgcagaaattccggtgtcggcctgtttttcggcgtcggtgtcggtgtctttcatagtgagcgaaaaatcatcttgtccgtgaccgaaaaatcgagaaaggtactaataaaataaacttcaaaaaaatttggttcgagtgagaattgatcCCTGgtcgtctgcatggcaagcaggtgttctaccacagaacatGCTATTGCTCGAAGCggcttcggggaaaaaaaaaacactatatgattatgatgtAGTGGAAGGcgtctccttaaagggacactaaaggcaattaAGTCGATGTTTATGGTTGCGATcgcgttgcagaaacctcgtagtgcttgtttcgtgccaaggcaatgcttattttgaaagaaaatcacgttttagtggtccgcacggcgttagcgcacttcaaatcacccgccttaaCGGACTTCGCCCAACGCTGCTCGCCTTTACTGCCCGCCCGCTGAAGCTactgtttcttgcgcaacagcggccatcaaccttgccaagacgcagccacgggccactccaaaACTGtacagttcactgtaacggagcttagctaggccagcagcagcagaagtagggtatcgacagggcgaaaatagcgggAGCCAAGCGCACGttgcagtacgcgataccgaaactacctcttgagacgcgcagctcggcgaaaacggaacttttgaatcactcgcgccgttccccatggtagcgccaagaggctcttttttccatgaatcaaacagaaacgaacatgcagcattttattacgtcttgtgatgcacggaaggttctttttttattgcagctggtTTGATTAGTAGTGactaattgtactcgggactctttgacgtcatcgggatcatttccaaaatgtcccactcgtggcgcacatcgtgtcctacatttaccttaatttctcgattactacagcactgctgttgatactattgacgtttcagaaattctcacacattgacctttcactctgacataaattatttgcctttagtgtccctttaacgcatataatattgcgtgctcgaagcgtagaatcgcgccgggcgacaaaacatgtgaattgcgcaaagagtgggtgttttaaaggcccacccattcaaagcgctcagacatatttaatcatcatcagctgcaaaagcatgaacaaagtgagcagctgcgtaggttcgcgtgttgccttgcggacgcgtagtgggcccttcgctgattcgcaaaaggaagaattatggcgcagtgggcacttaacaactgtacttgcagtaggcattctaggatagttttaaacggccaatgttgcgagcacagtcattcgtttccttacggcgcgGTTGAGAGATGCACCGCGAACTGAAGCCAGGTTGGCAATCGAGAAGGCGATCGCGTTCTACTGTTGAAGGGGAAGGTCAAGCGTGCTCCAAGTtttacccccgaatgcagagatgttacttgtctcgtacgtgactcgtacttgactcaagacagctttgccgctcgccataaatcgttctcgaacttgcggacgacttGCGGCCGACTTGGCTCGGCCGAAGTGAGGACgagtttcaagtctgctgcggggctagcttgaaacagtcttgatgccttattccaacatggccgcctctcgaatggaCGTCGCGCGGAGGTTGTCCGCTTTCGAATTTGCTTGTCACGCTATGGACGTAGCACTTTATGAGGTACATTGCCTGCCGAAGATTCCGCGACCCGCCTTACGTGACCGAGGAAATCCGATGGAGTTGTACGACAAGGAACAATTCCACGCTCGCTACAGGTTCACCAAGAACGCCGTGCGGCAgccgctccaagaaagcggggacaaCCGAGGACAGCCTGTGCCTCCCATTTTGCATCTACTGATGGCGCTCAGGTTTTACGGCGCTGGCACATTCCCGACAGTCACCGGGGATCTCGTCCGCATTCCGCAGTCGACAGTGTGCCGCGCAGTCGGAAAAGTGACCCTACTCATCGCAAAGCACTTGGACTCGATGCtggtgcgcttcccgcagccgacgggatttcctaaagttatgcgagacttttatgaagtggccgaactccctggcgttacaggatgtgtcgactgcacacacgtgcgcattaatagcccccgtgtatttacgctcaccaatcactcatctcccgaatacaaaacatgtggaaggtatagctcaagtgaaccagtcatgcaaaaaaaaaaaaaatgttgttcttaccagttttgtggcgctctcgcttttctcttgcagcttcctctttccatttctgCTTGAGGTTAGGTGGTGGCGCCTGGTAATCCCGTGGTTGGTGTTGTAGCGCTTGGCTATTTCTTtccacgtttcatttttttttttcgccactgacGCAACATCAGTTTTTTTCCCACTCGATAATGTGCCTGAACTGCTTCACAAGATCGATTAGCACACTTTTTTCGTCCTCGGTGAAGCGCGGGGCCGCCTTGCGCTGAGGTGTCTCTTCGGACCACAACGTGCCTTGCTGCGACATCTCAGAGAATGGTTCTTTCTCCTTGATTCGACGACttcgcttcgaaaagtgacgtgggggacgtagcatgagccgaaaaatgttttcatagtacacaacattttgcgtcgtttttgtctcgttcggtgcagctgtgTGGGATTGAGAAACTTGACAGGCATCAGTGTGCAGCACAACGATACGAAAAATTCCTTAagcttttctcagaaaaaaagagcttGCCCTAGTGCGGGTTTAATCCACGGACCAGCACAAATTGtttggtgacaaggcgaagcttttcttgggacttcctcgtagctttgtattataaacaggtgctctcgtacaaatacgtggatgagctcttcgttcacctcgcaggacgcacatggcaggcctgtgtctttttcattgttcgcgacaaagcttccagcagataacatatcctgaccatgtgcgttcccccccccctcccctcaccaacatgcagcgcggcactgctgcaccccgcgaggcaaaattccgccgcggcccatgatcccgacccccgcttcttgtcttgtttaccaagaatcagatgttcaacgaaagcagacaaataattagcatttccagttctattctttagcttcttttgttgggtggcggcacccacatgggcctgaacaagggctttgtacactttgtttccagaacttgttgcattttttatttaactgcgacctagctcgctacaagcatgtccataggcgaatagaaaggctagtaccttgaaaattcgcgatacctcgcttaaaatttgcgagccagggcagcgcatatacactccgcgttcgataagaaaaaaaaaaaaaacgacgaaaggacacaacgcaaaccatgccttgtttcgcatctttatgggaaaATATGCGCgcaggccaaaacaagcaagcttggagtaacgcgccgcgcttgagcggccactgaaaccagcgggcaacggacgctttacacaagcaacactgcgcatcgctgcggcggcgggagccaCGTGCCGCTCGTTcacagtaaaatgacaaaaatatgcttgtagcaCTTTGATGGGATAGTTCTTTTCAAATGTACGAAGTTTCCTTGCTGTAACACGTGCCTTACGccaacaacttcattattaacctcggtaccaggcgagcaacgtgtttctgcattgaagctcgttcttgacttgaccaagcaagacagcttgAGCGTCTATGAAACGCGAAGGCCGACTTGGGGGTTTTCAAGTCCGCTTCTTGCTTCGGGCCGACTTTCTCGAGTCAAGTTGAAGGCACgagccaagtaacatctctgcattcgggtgTACATGCGAACACAttgcggcgtcgcgccctctccctatggggagagagggcgcgcggctacgcgaagctgcgcgccctccctctccataggcttcccaagcaacgcttagcggcgctgctgctcttgacaggcagcgccatctctggcagaaagagagaaactggggcgtgatcagcgagcgctttcccttctcgccaccgcgttgccactcgcttccgtgcacgtgcagagctctcgcggtgcacttgcggcgtctcacaatgtaccgcgtgcagtgcggcttcaaaaggatcttaaagcttgactggcacttccgcaaagcgaacttgataaaatgaggaaagctcgtcaatcacgttaacggtgaagagcagacgatcgacgacaaccacgcccgactcaaagcgaaatgcatttcccaagtcgcgattacaccgtgtaggacgtatacctcgaggtaagtctcattctgtcatgttaaagatgaataatggtccacatgcactccgaaatgaagccgtacacgctatcgatgttctgcggcgtggactacgaatcatatgattgttgttttgatacggcatgcttacagtagcagccgtgtactatcgtgaacaaacgtttgcggcgtgcgaaagaaagattatacggccatggcactgcttcttgagaaggttagagtcaagtcctccgtgccgctggagaatcacccgccgattaagacgcgaggcagctagctgagcttcaaccactgtgaagcaagatgaactgctcgcctcgttttttcggctctcgcgtcatgcttgcagtctctttttatgataccgacttgacaggcgtataaaacctgttgcgtgaacgcggctagaaaatcgcacaaagtcagaaggtgattaattcaaggttgcaattgcaaagcatgtatgaagtgccagttatatttagcggcttaaatatatatcaccccaataaagtgacaaaaacaaagcaaacctgcagaacgatgtcaaagcttgctgaaaatgcacagacgtccgttccggcgtgataaagcagccttcccgacgcgtgaaatgcaggcgccgaacttctgacaatgtgccgagttcagttgaattcaaccaaccgcgcaacgctagcggtataacgcgaatgtgaacgttcaacaacgacgggtaggtctcacgagcacggggaatcaaaacacaaagttgcttcacctacaaccgtataACTGTACTTTAACAATGCgaaaagacagcgagtaatcattactgtagtcgctgcgtgcatgcgccccgttactttcCGATTCatgtagtcggaacgaacgaaagcgatgaactcagacagccaaaatagaaggcgagacagcgcggtcagctatccacgcttgccgcctttatttctcgtgcgacacgcccgggaaccgatacagtttaacacgtgaatcgtgtgccttgtctgcactgttgtggctggccactaaaccgcaatacttcggaccacgcttgcgcttccgcggggtcgcttctgccatcgtggaaatgcgcagcttggcacagcaagcctctcggttcaacgtgccgagctgacggccccacagttacccgcaccgagagaagaacgcgagcgcacgtgcgctaccgctaccgtgaaaggggctgagtcggccgcgcgacggttcagtgttttccgacagagccgcagcgcggctggcgcggcgctgtcgtcgcgccgcaaacttgagcttgggttccctatagggagaggcgggagagggcgcgacgccgcgtcaaaaagtcacgcattgacgcgctgcaacgcgtacgtgtgttcaggcctttacggAACTGTagagggcccttcgctgattcgcaaaaagaataactat includes these proteins:
- the LOC119387051 gene encoding histone H2A-beta, sperm — its product is MTSILNSSGGGKTHEREKPQTRSSRAGVTFPVGRIHRLLKKGNYAVRISAGAPVYLAGVLEYLAAEVLELAGNAARDNEKSRITPRHLQLAIRNDEELGKLLADVTISEGGVIPQILPELLPKATRSKAKKTGDPGKASQDF